A stretch of the Ischnura elegans chromosome 5, ioIscEleg1.1, whole genome shotgun sequence genome encodes the following:
- the LOC124158967 gene encoding SREBP regulating gene protein yields the protein MWAAFLMRVIRKKVVLGFIFGISLTYCILSIITENGETSLNDMEIAPVRKHDQPFLWHSGKEENLTSIKVTTCRNSVQGKVLIVDDRGYICSRSDVLANGCCSNDSDNTKRYACDTCRENGCCSIYEYCISCCLDPNKKTILQGVLGKASETFNVLFASVTDHFELCLAKCRTSSQSVLHENSYRDPRAKHCYGETPPVAAGAQLVPSDNVE from the exons ATGTGGGCAGCGTTTTTAATGCGAGTGATTCGAAAAAAAGTCGTGCTTGGTTTCATTTTTGGCATTTCGTTAACATACTGTATTTTGAGTATTATCACGGAG aatggtGAGACGTCGCTCAACGACATGGAAATAGCTCCCGTGAGAAAGCATGATCAGCCATTTTTATGGCATTCAGGGAAAGAGGAAAACCTTACGAGTATTAAAGTTACTACATGTAGGAATTCGGTTCAAGGGAAGGTGTTGATCGTTGACGACAGAG GGTACATATGCTCCCGAAGTGATGTCCTCGCCAATGGTTGCTGCAGCAATGATTCAGACAATACTAAGCGTTACGCGTGCGATACTTGCAGGGAGAATGGGTGCTGTAGTATTTACGAATATTGCATATCATGCTGTCTGGACCCAAATAAG AAAACGATATTGCAGGGAGTTCTTGGGAAGGCATCAGAGACTTTTAACGTTTTGTTTGCCTCCGTCACTGACCACTTCGAGTTGTGCCTCGCTAAGTGCCGTACAAGTTCTCAGAGTGTTCTGCATGAAAACTCTTATCGGGACCCCCGTGCAAAACATTGTTATGGTGAAACTCCTCCAGTCGCAGCTGGAGCCCAACTTGTGCCCTCAGATAACGTAGAGTGA